From one Mya arenaria isolate MELC-2E11 chromosome 4, ASM2691426v1 genomic stretch:
- the LOC128232850 gene encoding CD2 antigen cytoplasmic tail-binding protein 2 homolog: protein MSKRKVHFDEPEKVLENEKPRRFKEKHSLDSDEEDEQIEEKLDDDDFEGQEEGTVDYDAGIKITPFNMTEELEEGHFDKDGMYIFEKDKDAIRDEWMDNIDWEKIKEKDGPGAGPQQMEQDSDSEEVNIQEIYKKMLDYMKEGETVARALKRLGGAMKQMSASQRWKNKKQKTEETEEDKKAAKDKELFLELTGFADQIMSSGNMEVYEMTHEKISYELNKIDKKMDTDGASARLKILEGADDDDDALDMFADEIDKNETEKIGKDFKAADDSGAGDGTKTESKANEEEEDSNAVKWEYMWEDKDTEEIHGPFTSSQMLDWAEEGFFKSGVYCRKVGTPGQFYSSKRIDFDLYT, encoded by the exons ATGTCTAAAAGAAAGGTACACTTCGATGAGCCCGAAAAGgttcttgaaaatgaaaaaccgAGACGGTTTAAAGAAAAGCATTCGCTTGACAGTGATGAAGAAGATGAACAGATAGAAGAGAAATTGGACGACGATGATTTCGAAG GACAAGAGGAAGGGACTGTTGACTATGATGCAGGAATAAAAATCACCCCTTTCAACATGACAGAGGAATTAGAAGAGGGACACTTTGACAAAGATGGCATGTATATCTTTGAAAAAGACAAG GATGCTATCCGAGACGAGTGGATGGACAATATAGACTGGGAGAAAATTAAGGAGAAGGATGGGCCGGGGGCAGGGCCTCAACAGATGGAACAGGATTCTGACAGCGAAGAGGTCAACATTCAGGAAATATACAA AAAGATGCTTGATTATATGAAAGAGGGAGAGACAGTAGCCAGAGCCTTGAAACGTCTTGGAGGCGCAATGAAACAGATGTCAGCCAGCCAGAGGTggaaaaacaagaaacaaaaaacgGAGGAGACGGAAGAGGATAAAAAAGCTGCCAAGGACAAAGAACTGTTTCTAGAACTGACTGGTTTTGCCGATCAAATTATGTCCAGTGGCAATATGGAGGTATATGAAATGACTCATGAGAAAATCAGCTACGAATTGAATAAAATAGATAAGAAAATGGACACGGATGGTGCAAGTGCAAGATTGAAGATTCTCGAAGGagcagatgatgatgatgatgcccTTGATATGTTTGCAGATGAAATTGACAAGAATGAGACTGAAAAGATTGGcaaggattttaaagctgctGATGACAGTGGTGCAGGGGATGGAACTAAAACAGAATCTAAGG CTAACGAAGAAGAGGAAGATTCTAATGCAGTAAAATGGGAGTATATGTGGGAAGACAAAGACACTGAGGAAATCCATGGACCTTTCACCAGCTCTCAGATGCTTGACTGGGCAGAAGAGGGATTCTTTAAGAGCGGGGTCTATTGCCGCAAAGTGGGGACCCCTGGACAGTTTTACTCTTCAAAGAGGATTGACTTTGATCTTTATACTTGA